TCTACATTGGCGACCAGAAGATTGGGCTTGATTCGGAGACAGAGACGTCACAGTCGTGGATGTTTCCCCAATGGGGCAGTGTATACCTTCTTTCGCTGCCCGAGACAACGACGCATGTATCCAGTGAGACACTCAAGCAGCCAATGCTCACATTCACTGGACATTTGCTGTCACTCCTGGGTACACCTCAGTCAGGTTCCCTCCCACTACGACTATCCACCCTCTCCCGCATCCGCTCAGCagatctcctcctccgcgCCTCATCAACCCTCGGTTCTCTCGCCCGTCTGTCTCTCGCCCTCCCCTCAATCTCAATTCCCCACAGTGTCGCCGATGGAGTTGCTTCAACAATggagcatcttcaacaagcatGTGCCAGTCTCGGCGCTCCCTCTGGACTCTTGCACGCTAGAatcgcagaggaagaggcagagcgAGCGTTTTTCGAGAAGAGCATGGTTGGACAGCTATACTTCCCTGATGAGCATAAGATAGCGGTGTATTTACCGCTGCTGGGACCGGTGGGTGTTCCATTGGTTATGGGACTTATTAATGAGCTTAGAGGGTGGATTCAGAGGAGGAGACAGAGGGCAAAGGATGcgggagagaagaaggcccaaTGAGATTAGATTTGATATAGACGATACCTATGTATGAGCATTAATAGCATGTTTTCCCTTGCTATCAGCCTTGTATGAGGCTATCGAGCTTCTAACTTTTCAATCAGTGGCTTAAGCAGTGAGACCTTTATATCTGCTAATTTAGGGGCTTCACTGTTTAAGCCTCTGATTGAAAAGTTAAAagctcgatggccttgtATAGGGCTAACGGTAAGTAAGGGAACAGTGTGTTTCTTGTTATGTGCTTCAATTGACCGTCGTTGTGACATTTACATGGAAGCCACGTGGTTGAGGCGTGCTATTTTTACTTGTGATTGTCACGGATCTCGGCTCTTTTTCCCCGTCTGTGCGCCAGCTCTTCCATTGACGTAACGCCAGCTTATCTTACACAATCCCATGTCATCCGCAATCTTTCCCATTTCCTGCATCTCCAAACCCAATTGAACCCTCTCACCATGTCATGACACGGCCAAAATgcttccagaaccaacactCACACTAACCCTCCCCAGCATCCACGATGGCATCACCCTCGACTGTCGAATCTATCATCCTCTCTCACTGTCCGCGAATCCCAAAGCTCCAACATGGCTGAAACATGCTGCTGTGGTTGCTCATCCTTATGCGCCTATGGGAGGATGCTATGATGACCCTGTGGTTGGAGCGGCAGCTGCGCAGTTACTACGGAAGGGGTTCTTAGTAGGGACTTTTAATTTTCGGTAGGTGATTCTTCGGTCTGGGGAGCTTGAGCTGATTGTGTAGAGGTGCACATGGATCTGCGGGACGGACTTCATGGACTGCGAAACCCGAACGAGACGATTATGCTACCGTTGTCGCTTTTGTTCTACACTACGTTCACGACCTCGATCCCTTCCGACCGCACATCGACAATACCCTCCACAGCGAACCCTCCACGCCGACAAGGTTAGAAGCACCGATTAGTCTCGACGCAGCTGTCACTTCAGCACCTCGACCACGACCAATCTTGCTTATGGGAGGTTACTCCTACGGCGGAATGGTCGTAACGCTGATCCCACCCCTCGACGCAATTCTCCGGCCGTTCATATCGCCCATCGCAGGCTCCGACGCCGCAGAAGTTCGACTTCGAGCTGCGCATCTTGCTGAGCAGCAGAACATCGTGCTTGCGAGTGCCCGTGCAGCAATGATTGAGGGGTCAGCGCGGGGGAGGAGTAAGCGAGGTGTAAGAATTGGGGGCGACGAGAGTGGGAGTCCACGACGAAGTCATTCCAGTGCCAGGAGGAGCTTTTCGCTGGACGATGAGAGGTTTAGAAAGGGTGTTCACGATTTCATCGCCAAGGCTCGAGCTGGGAGACATTCGAGAAACGTTTCGCAAAATCCACCTACGGCTGTCGTACCGCCTGAGCCAGGAGAGCATCTCCCTCGTATTACGGATCTCACCATGCCACGACCTGCTTACCTCATGATCTCACCTCCCCAAGGCGTGGTGACACACCTAGCGACCATGTCACTTCTCCCGTCAGCGTTagtgaagaacaaggatcCCCAGGATGTAGCGGCTGAAGAAAAGCTGATTAGGAATTCGTCACTTGTGATCtttggggatgaagatgggtTTGCGCCTGTGGGGAAGTTTAGAAGTTGGAAGGCGAAGATGGAGGGCAAGATGGGATCGCAGTTCAGGGGGAGGGAGATTGAGACGGCAGGACATTTttgggtggaggagggggttTTGGATCAGTTGAGGGAGAGGGTTGGGGATTTTGCTGATGAGTTACTTGCGGGATAGGAAATTTACAGGCGTTTTCTTGGGATGTTGGAGTAATATGGACTACGGGGCTTAACGGACAGTTTGAATCTATAGTCGGTATATAGCAGGGGACTGTGTGAGAGATGAGTAATGAATCAACAGACAATATCTCAATGGCACGGAACTGATTCGATAAACACAATGACAGGCAAGTTCATATAAGTTGATTCTTAGAGATTATCTATTCAGCAACTTTATGGTTGAGCCGTATGCAACGAGATCTCCTTCTAATAATTCTCTACTCTTGGTGCTCAAGCTCTTGCGTctgctcagccttctcgacgCGGCGCTCGAGGTCCTGACCAGCAGCAAACTTGGCCTCGTCCATAAGAGGAACGAACAAGGGGGCCTCGGTGAAGAGATATCGCATCTCCTCAAGGGGTCGATTGGCGGTCTCAGGGAGAATAGCCCAGAAGTAGACCGCGTTGGTAAAGTTGCAGACCTGGGTTATCAGCATAATTCACCAGCGAGAGTGAGGGGAGGAACTTACAATGAAGAGGATATACCATCTCCAGCCAATGCCGTGCTTGTCATCAAGAGCGACAGAGGTAGTCTGGCCAATCATGGTGTTGAAAGCGAAGGACATCATAGTAGCCAATGACACACCTTTAGCACGGGTCTTCATGTCGAAGATCTCAGCGGGGATGATCCAAGACAGGGGACCACATGTAGcgctgaaggagaagttgtAGATCCATGTAACGACGATAAAGCCCCATCCAGCGGCACCACCGCCAGTGTTCTCGGATCCAGGAGGGAAACTGGCGAGAAGAACAGTTGCGATGATGAAAGTGATGCAGTTGAGAATGTTGCCGCCGATCAAAGGCCAGCGACGTCCGGTTCTGTCAATGACGAGCATGCAGATGAACTGAGCGACCAGGGCGATGACGGACGAGATCATCTGGTATCTAAGGGTCTCGTCACCCTTGATACCGATCTTGGCGTAGATTTCGACAGAGTAGTACTGAATAGCACTAACACCAGTCATTTGCGCAGCGACTTGCACAGAGATGGCAAGCCACAGACGTCGGAAACACGACCTGTCAGTGAAGAGCTCACTGTAGCTCTTAGCAGAAGCCTCATGCTCCATCGCAAGACGCTCCTGGATCTGGTCAAACTCGGCACGCACCCAAGTATCGTTGATATCACCGTGCGCGTGGAGTTTGGCGAGCGTCTGAAGACCCTCGTCAGCGCGGCCGTGGTCAATCAACCAACGAGGAGActcggggaagaagaggatcaaaGCGGCGAGAATCACGGCGGGCAGGTTCTGGATACCAAGGGGGATACGCCATTGGCCTGAGTTGTCGTCGCCGATGCCAGTGTATGTTCCGTAGCCAATTGCTGTGGCGACGAGGGCACCGATGCCGAGCATGAATTGCTGGAGGGCTGTTACACGGCCACGAATGTCAGGATGGCAGAGCTCTCCTTGGTACACGGGAACGATCATGACGAGAAAACCGACACTGAGAGTGTTAGTTTGTATATCATATGGGGGGTTCTGGGGAGACATACCCAAGACCAGCGAGACAGCGGCCTGCGTAGAGGTAGTTGATGTGATCAGCAGCAGTCTGAAGACTACCACCCAGAATAAAGATCAAAGCACCGATCATGATTGTCCATTTTCTTCCGAGACGATCACCAGCATAACCAGCGAACATGGCACCAAAGAAAGCACCGCCCGTGAACACAGACACAACAGCACCACTGCACTCATTAGCTTCAGCTCTCATGCAGCGAGGAGATGAGCGTACGTAGCATTGGGATCATCGCCAAACTTGCTCTTAAAGTTCCCAGAGGCAATGACCTCGGCGATTACACCGAGATCATAACCGTAGAGAAGAGAGCCTAGAGAGGCAAACACGGAAACGAGGAACTGATACCACTTTGGTGGAAGAGccatgatgtcgatgatggtggGTTTATTTACTGATCAAACTGAGGGAGGAGGTTTAGTGGGTGGGTGTATTTATACATGTCAGTCCATGGTATTATTGCAAGGGGGTCGTTCCGAGTACCCGAGCGCGTCAAGAGGAACTTTAGAAAAAGGATCATCCATCGAGACCCAAAGCAAGTTTGAGTTAACTAtgcttttcttctccatggGGTGAGTCAACTCTAGTTTGACGAAATACGGGGTCTACAGCGGGTCATTGTCCCATGGGGATTTGACGAGGAGCGAAGCAAGCGATGTACCCAGTGGagttgatgtctttgaccTGTCAACGCGGAGATTATAAGAAACCCCGCGATCCCTTCCGATTGGAGCGCACAAAAAGTGCGGCTCTGTACCGCTACGCGTACCGGTTTGTTTCTATGACTGGTGCGCAAAGTTTTCTGGTTCACTTACACAGGGTTAGGCGAAGCAGAGTTTCTAAAGTTAGTGGAGAAGAACTTCCGGACTTGGATCTCCCGGCCGAGAAAGGTCTCGTGCTGTGGAGGAGGACAAGCGCGCCAATGGGAGGCGGAGAAAGGTGGGTTAAGAAACGCCTTATACAGGGTTTAAACAAGCGCCGTGACATGCTTGCGCCTGATGCTATTGTCCAAGGTGAGGGGTTCGCCGTACTTGACCGTTAGTATGGAGATGGCGAGAATCAGGCATAAATTGGTTgacttctctcttctctgctctGTCAAATTTGTAAACAAttgttgagtttgttcttgTAGACTGCAGTTAAAAATGGCTACGTTTACTCGCATTGCTGACGATGAGCGTCCCTCCATCTCAGTAGACCCCAgcgccatcatctccaagatcgaggataACATCTATGGCGGTTTCACAGAGTAAGTCCCCAGCCTCACCCTCAGCTGATGAATCACACCCTGACATACGTGGTACAGGCACATGGGTCGCTGCATCTACGGCGGCATCTACGACCCCGGAAATCCCCTGTCTGACGAGAACGGTTTCCGAAAGGATGTCATTGAGgccttcaaggagctcaactGTCCTGTTGTGAGATACCCTGGTGGTAACTTTGTTGCTACGTATCATTggcttgatggtgttgggccTAGGGAGAAGAGACCTGCTAGGTAAGTGTTGTTTTTTTATGAGGAGGAATTGAGTGAGAGGCTGATGGAATAGACCTGAACTTGCGTGGATTGGTACAGAGACGAATGAGTTTGGCACAGATGAGTTTCTTAAGTGGTGTGAGGTTGTAGGCACTGAGCCTTACTTCGCTCTCAACTTTGGAACTGGTAAGTCTTATTTGCGCTTCAAATAGACGGTTACTAACTGAGTTTAGGTACTCTCGATGAAGGTCAGTCTCACCATCACTCTCTAAACACCACAAAATACTGACTCTACTAGCTCTCGCATGGGTTGAGTACTGCAACTCCGACAGACCAACATACTACGCCAACCTCCGTCGTCAAAACGGCCGCGAGAAGCCCTACAACGTACTCCctcccctctcccctctcccctcttctcTGTTCCCTCACTAACACTCTCAGGTCAAATACTGGGCTCTCGGAAACGAGATGTACGGGCCCTGGCAAGTCGGCCAGATGACAAAGGAAGACTACGCCAAGAAGGCCTACCAATGGGCCAAGGCCATTAAGCTTCTCGACCCCAACGTTGAGCTGATTCTCTGCGGTGAAACAGGCCACAGCTCTTGGGACGCGTATGTCATCAAGGAGTGCATCAAGTTTGACATTCACGGCCTGGGTGGAAGCACGACTGCTAGTCTTATTGATCAGCATAGCATTCACATTTACACTGCTAGTGAGGATCACTACAAGAACGCCACTGGTAAGTTCCCCCCTTCTTGGTCTGCGCAATGGAGGTACTAACGGTGTAGCCCCTCGCTCTGCTGAGCGTGCCATCGAGATCACAGCCGGTCTCATCGACCTCGCTCGCATCGAGAACAAAGTCCCCCCCTCCGTCCGCCGTCAAAAGATCTGCTTCGACGAGTGGAACGTATGGGATCCCGTGCGCGCCccaggcgaagaaggcgCCGAGGAGAAATACAACCTCTCCGACGCCCTCGCCGTAGCAATCTGGCTCAACGTCTTTGTCCGCCAGTCCAAACACATGGGCATGGCCAACATTGCGCAAAGCGTAAACGTCATTTCGCCCCTGATGACCACCAAAGACGGACTCCTCAAGCAGCCTACCTGGTGGCCTTTGCTTCTGTACAGCAAGTACATGCGCGGCTCTACTATTGCTGTGAACGTTCGTGCGGGAGAGTATCAGGGCCCTACGCATCCGGAGTGGATCCGCGGTGCTATTGAGACGCCGTGGTTGGATGTTAGTGCTGCGCTTGATAAGGATGGTGTTGTTAACCTTGCTGTTGTGAATATtcatgaggagaaggactttgagacGGAGTTGAGGGGCTTGACGGGTGGCAAGGAGGTGGAGGTTCATACTGTTAGTGGaaaggatgtcaaggttgtTAACActgccgagaaggaggaggttggtATTAAGGAGTCTAAGTGGAATGGCGAGGGCTTGTTTACGTTCCCCAAGCACTCGTTTACTCTGCTGCGCTGGAAGCTGTAGACTTGGATAGATCGGATGGCTTGGATATAGAACAATAGATGTCAATTCATGATCTTTTCGCCATGTGGGTGTGATCTTGCTTTCTTGATTTCATGCGTGCTACAAAACGTTTATATGTACTGAATTTAACCAAATTTATCTGACCTTTGGAGAAGTCATCTAAAGTCAGGCCAGAAGCTTACAACTGGAGTCCTATTTCTCCTCTAGCTTGGTCTCCTCCGTACCATTCACAAGACTCtcattcttttctccctTACTCTCGGCCTCAATAGCATCATTCTTAGCTTTCTCCATTAGCCTCTGTTGCTCCTCAACCCACTTCCCggcagcatcaacagccccaaTCGGATCCTCGTGCATGAGCAGATACCCCTGGATGGCCGCCGGACTAAACACCAGCGAGGGAACTAGCCTTGTGAATTCCTCCGCCAACGCAGCTACCGACCTTGTTGTGTCCACTGACTTTTCCGGAGGTTCCGTCGCAGCATGTTCAATTGATCCAACCTCATCGTGGGAGGTTCCGTACATTAGTCTAAACAGCTGGGTGATCGTTTCAGACGAAGCGAGGCCAAACTCGACAGAGAAGTCGACTCGTCCAGGGCGCAACAGGGCAGGATCGATGTTTTCGGTGTGATTAGATGTCATCACCAGAACGCGACCTTCCTGTGCGCCTACACCGTCAATAACGTTGAGCAGGCCTGACAAAGAGATAGGTTCACGCATAGGCTTCGGCGGCCCATTATTTGTTTGGGTCTCCTGCTTCTTACGCTTGTTGGTCAAGCCCGCTGCATCAATATCCTCCAACAAAACAAGGCAAGTCCGAGGTAAATCGCGGAAGAGCGTTGCGAGACTATCTTCCGAGAGGTTAGGCGAGCTGAGACTGATCATATAGATGTTGAGACCCATcagcccagcagcagcaagcgTCAAACTCGTCTTTCCCGTGCCGGGCGGGCCTGAGAAGAGGTAGCCCCGTCGGTAGGGAATACCCCTCGTGGCGTACCAATTCTTAGTGCGAGGGTTCAAGTATCGCGAAAggtccttgatgaggctctgcttgatggcctcatCGAGCGCAATAGTCGACATGGGCCGTGTTGGCTTGGACATACACTTTGTCCAAGAGAGCTCGTCGCCGAATGACTTGACTGCTCGATAGATGCTTGTGCGGCCTCGTTGTTTCTCGAGGTACTCGATGCGCGCATTGTAGATAATGCGCTTGAGCACATCGGCGTTACGACCGAGGCATGAAAGCTCAATTTTCTCCGGGCGTCGTGAGAACGGGGACGATTCCTGGCTTTCGACGGATCttgtgaaggagatgaggcGATTCTCATGCATGAAGAAATGCGTGCCCACAGACGGTGTCCAATGCAAAGGCCTCGCATTGTACAGAGAAATCTTGGACCTCAATTCATCAAGACTAGCAGTCggatcaacatcctcaacatcatcgtccCCATCACCCTGATTACTCGGCGACGGGATCAACGAAAAGGGCTCATGGTCGAGGGTGCTCGACGCAAGAAGGCGATGATTATTGCGCGAGAGCTTATGCCTCGCAACCCAACTCATGACATAGTTAAAAATCTCATCGTGCGCTTTAATCTCGACACTCGAGATGAACTGGGACTTTGCGGCGCTGCCGACGGCTTGGAAGAGGTAGGGTGTgaggtagaggaggaaagcGACAGGGGGGAGGGTTGTGCCGCCGGGGAAGAGGGATTCTACTAGGCTGCTGACTGAGCCTAGGGCGAGGATGCTCTTTGTGCTGGGGgctgtggtgttggtggccatgatggatgatgctgaggatgggttgaggagagagagggaatgGGGTGATTATATATTTACTCTGGCTGCCCTTTTTCGTCATTTACTCAGTCATTCACTTATTACTCGGTGCATTTTATTCACTGCCTCTTTTGACGTAGGCGATGGCCAACCAGTCTCACCTGCATAAGGCGATGCATCACGATCAATTGACCCCTGAGGTGACAAAAGAAACCGCCGATCTATCTCGAGGTTTGTCAAAGCTCTTACAAGTTTGGGATCATTTCTTATATTTCTTCACGAATAGTAAGCACAGGAGATaccctcttctctttattGTAACGTGACTTGACTTTACTTATTTTATATCATGTTTGTATAAGTCAATATGAGCGTATTCACGCCTCCAGACTTGAGTTTCTGTCACCCTTTGCCGTCCCATCCAAAGAGGCAGCCGTTAATGCAGCTGACCAACGGACCTGCATAACAGCCACTGTACCTTACCAAAATTGCCTCTACAGAGAGAACAGTGACCCACGGTTTGCCTCTTTTTTACAAAAccatcaaagccattccGGTAACTTGCATTGCATCCTTGCTGATCGCAACAGAAGGGGGCGTGTTTTGCTATGGGACCCCTCACAGGCTGCCTTTAAGTGGAGTTTAGGCAGATGAGGGGTGTTGAAGTATTTGGTCAGCCTTTATCATCGCAGTTGAACAAGACTGGGATGCGATGCGATTCATTGGTCTACTTCTTGTagatggtgttttgttttcttggCGGAGTCATTTGCGTTGATGCCTACCCTAGGCCTGATGGCGAACCAGACCTACCCAGCTCTTCAACGACAATGGGCTGTTTAGAGATCGAGTGACAGGAAGTGGAAGATTGGTTACAAAATCTGGATCAATACCTAGTTGCCTTTTCACAACGATCTATAATACTCCGTGACTTTTTAAGCATTCTACTTTGCCTTTGAGCCTTTGAGCCATCGAAGCGCCAAATAACAGTAACAGATTGACAGTTGACCCGCAATTCTCTCAGCTGTCTGAAACACGTTTCAGTGTCTGAGGTTTCCCCAACATCGCTACGCCATCCCTTTTATAGCCGCCATGAAACATCGTGAACCTCATGAGGCGTACTTCACAGTTCAGCACGTAAACCCTCAGTACTataagaagaaagagaaattAAAAATGGTATTTTCCAAAACACGCGTGGTATCGGTTGGCTTTTCAGCCATGAGGTCTTGCAACGCTCGCTCCATTCAATAACAATACCCAAACACACTCAAACCCCTGACCATGACCATATAGAAGAGAAGTTCCAATACAGTAACACAATATGCGCTCCAGTGCGCCCATACATGCTTTTCATTATCGTCAGATCGTCTGACTATGATACATTTAGGTCATGACGTGATCCTGCACTGCATTCGAAGAGTTCTATAATCTCAGTTAGTTAAACCATTCGTCCCTTGACGGGTCGATAACTTACCTTGCTGACTTCACCAACCACATCAACACCACTGTACCGCAGCTTAAACAACAAGCTATCCAGTCCCAGAGGACCCACCCTCAACAGCGAGGCTATAAAGCTGTAATACTGCACATTGCGACATATTcccctctccttctcctgcaGTTCCTGAAACTCAGCATactccttctcaagctgtcCCCTAATCTCAATCTCCCTATGCGTCGCCTTTTGAAATTCCTCCTCGATTTCCTTCTGCACATTACGTATCGTAGTCTCGCAGTGCTGCAGCCTCGAGGTGTGATTGAGCAGAATTCGTCTGTACTCATCAGTCTCTGGGTCTACGTTTTGTTGTTCAAGGGTTTGCTTCACAAATGCCAGGCTCTCGATGATTTCTGCCTCTCTTGTCCggaagatcttgaggttTTCGCATAGGGCTTGGAGTTTTCTGTTGGGGCCTTGCGTAGCTGCTATGGCGGACTCTGTGGCTTGGACTTTGGTTTTGGAGGTTGTGAGGAGCGGTGTGAGCTTTTCTCCTTCTGATTTTTCTTGGAGTTCTAGGAGTTCTAGACTTTTGATTATATCCTCTGGAGTTGAGGGGAGTGAAGGAGTTGATTCTGGTTGTGGCTATTATGACGAGTAAGTAAGTGGTGACTAAAAGTTTTCAATTATGGTATACTTACCGAGTTCGAGTTCGATTCTGTAGCGTTTTTAGTAACAGGTTCGTGGACGGACTCGTCAGAGTCGATCTGCATCTCTGTTTCCACAGACTCTCTGACGTGGGCTTCAGGCCGTTCAACAGTTTCAGAAGGCTCCTCAGGTTGAGGTTGCACCGAGGCTTCAGACTCCATGCCTTCAGGTTGAGACGATGGCTTCGATTTAGGGGACTTGCAGTCCTCTCCCTTATCGGCACTGGAGCTCCTGTATTCAGGAAAATCTAATACTGTTTCCACAAACATAGAgtcatcttccatcatcgcGTCCACTTGATCTTCGTGGACGGTCGGACATGATGACTCCGCACGTTggaggcttgtggctgagagcttactccggcagagagaacctagtagCCCCTGGAGAATCCGCCGTGACCGTCGTGACACTCGACGCCCTCGAAACAGGAGAGGATGCCGACGCGTAGTCGGACACgaccgatgaggaagacggtGCCGGAGGAGCCCGTGACACACTACTTGGTGTCTCCGGCGGCGTATCCTCGAACCACGACTGGCGTCGCGGCGGTATTCTCGCAGGGAACAGACACTTACtgttgcttcttttctttcctgGTCTCGAGACCAAAATGCTTGAGGGCATTACTCAAATCACCTCTGCTGAGCTTTGGATTGTTCTTATCCCGCTCCCTTGCGGAGCGAAGCAGAGTGACTTTGAGATCATGACAAGTATCTCCGTTAAAATTGTACCTGCCCTGGTACCCCCTGATCAGATCCCGCAGGTCCCTCCTCATGGCGACAGTTCACCTCTCAGGCTCGAACGCTTTAGATGTCCACTTCCATGACCACTGCGTCGTGAGGATCTCGATGCCTCTTGCGAAGGTCATGCGAGGGTCTGGAGGAGTGGctttcttgtcaagcttcatccTGATCTCTTCATCCGATAGAGGCTTGGGGTCAGATGTAGATTTCAGTCCTCTCTTGATGCGTGGCGCATATGAATCCTTACTGCCGTAGGGTCTGCCTATACGGCGACGACGGGAAGAATCACTGGCCATTGCATTAGACATTCTGTTGCATGTGACGAAAATGCAGCTATAGATGACTTACTC
This region of Fusarium verticillioides 7600 chromosome 3, whole genome shotgun sequence genomic DNA includes:
- a CDS encoding alpha-N-arabinofuranosidase C, which encodes MATFTRIADDERPSISVDPSAIISKIEDNIYGGFTEHMGRCIYGGIYDPGNPLSDENGFRKDVIEAFKELNCPVVRYPGGNFVATYHWLDGVGPREKRPARPELAWIGTETNEFGTDEFLKWCEVVGTEPYFALNFGTGTLDEALAWVEYCNSDRPTYYANLRRQNGREKPYNVKYWALGNEMYGPWQVGQMTKEDYAKKAYQWAKAIKLLDPNVELILCGETGHSSWDAYVIKECIKFDIHGLGGSTTASLIDQHSIHIYTASEDHYKNATAPRSAERAIEITAGLIDLARIENKVPPSVRRQKICFDEWNVWDPVRAPGEEGAEEKYNLSDALAVAIWLNVFVRQSKHMGMANIAQSVNVISPLMTTKDGLLKQPTWWPLLLYSKYMRGSTIAVNVRAGEYQGPTHPEWIRGAIETPWLDVSAALDKDGVVNLAVVNIHEEKDFETELRGLTGGKEVEVHTVSGKDVKVVNTAEKEEVGIKESKWNGEGLFTFPKHSFTLLRWKL